One genomic segment of Rivularia sp. PCC 7116 includes these proteins:
- the lipB gene encoding lipoyl(octanoyl) transferase LipB: MPATYNQCLLYNQLVMPYLDAWMWQKELQTQRVKNPDLNDVLILLEHPPVYTLGKGASSEFIKFDLNESSHEVHRIERGGEITYHCPGQLVGYPILNLARHNQDLHWYLRQLEEVLIRVLAVYKLQGKRIPSLTGVWLEDRKVAAIGIKVSRWITMHGFSLNVCPDMKGFERIVPCGISDKSVASLAEWIPGITCGEVKHHIARCFGEVFDLELIEQSLSGIHQS; this comes from the coding sequence ATGCCTGCTACATATAATCAATGTTTACTATATAACCAATTAGTGATGCCGTATTTGGATGCATGGATGTGGCAAAAAGAACTTCAAACTCAGCGCGTGAAAAACCCAGATTTGAATGATGTACTAATACTGTTAGAACATCCCCCTGTATACACTTTAGGAAAAGGAGCAAGTAGCGAATTTATCAAATTTGACCTTAATGAAAGTAGTCATGAGGTGCATCGAATTGAAAGAGGTGGTGAAATAACGTACCATTGTCCCGGACAGTTGGTAGGGTATCCAATTTTAAATTTAGCCCGTCACAATCAAGACTTGCACTGGTATCTACGTCAATTGGAAGAAGTTTTAATTCGTGTATTAGCGGTTTACAAATTGCAAGGAAAACGCATTCCGTCGCTAACTGGGGTTTGGTTGGAAGATCGTAAAGTTGCGGCAATTGGTATAAAGGTGAGTCGTTGGATTACCATGCACGGATTTTCGTTAAATGTTTGTCCAGATATGAAGGGTTTTGAGCGTATTGTACCCTGCGGCATATCTGATAAATCTGTAGCAAGTTTAGCTGAATGGATTCCTGGTATTACCTGTGGGGAGGTAAAGCATCATATTGCACGCTGCTTTGGGGAAGTGTTTGATTTAGAATTGATTGAGCAATCTTTATCTGGGATTCATCAATCTTGA
- the dusB gene encoding tRNA dihydrouridine synthase DusB, with protein sequence MPNSHFSPELKTKLSTPLKIGSVEVNSRVLQSPLSGVTDMVFRRLVRRYAPDSMMYTEMVHASGLAHVKELPKVMDVDVNERPISIQLFDCRPDFLAQAAQKAVAEGADTIDINMGCPVNKVTRKGGGSSLLRQPEVAEAIVKEVVGAVDIPVTVKTRIGWDDAEITIIDFAKRMQDVGAQMITIHGRTRAQGYNGNARWEWIAQVKEVLDIPVIANGDIFSVESAIKCLEITGADGVMCSRGTLGYPFLVGEIDYFLKTGEKLSPPTTIQRLECAKEHLRALWEYKGNRGIYQARKHMAWYAKGFEGAAELRQQFNQVETVLEGEKLINLAIENLMIGNG encoded by the coding sequence ATGCCCAATTCCCATTTTTCCCCAGAACTAAAAACTAAACTTTCAACTCCTTTAAAAATTGGCTCGGTAGAAGTTAACAGCCGAGTTTTACAATCGCCCCTTTCTGGCGTGACTGACATGGTATTTCGGCGTTTGGTACGTCGCTACGCACCCGATTCAATGATGTATACCGAAATGGTTCATGCTTCGGGTTTAGCTCATGTCAAAGAATTACCCAAGGTTATGGATGTTGATGTAAACGAACGTCCTATAAGCATTCAGTTGTTTGACTGTCGTCCGGATTTTCTCGCCCAAGCTGCTCAAAAAGCAGTAGCAGAAGGGGCAGATACGATTGATATAAATATGGGTTGCCCGGTAAACAAAGTTACCCGAAAAGGCGGTGGTTCTTCTTTATTAAGGCAGCCAGAAGTTGCAGAAGCAATAGTTAAAGAAGTTGTCGGTGCGGTAGATATTCCCGTAACAGTAAAAACTCGTATCGGTTGGGACGATGCGGAAATTACTATTATTGATTTTGCTAAAAGAATGCAGGATGTAGGAGCGCAAATGATTACTATTCATGGGCGTACTCGCGCTCAAGGATACAATGGTAACGCTCGCTGGGAATGGATTGCTCAAGTTAAAGAGGTGCTTGATATTCCAGTAATTGCCAATGGAGATATTTTTTCTGTTGAATCAGCAATTAAATGTTTGGAAATAACTGGTGCTGATGGGGTAATGTGTTCGAGAGGTACTTTGGGCTATCCGTTTTTAGTAGGAGAAATTGATTATTTTCTTAAAACAGGAGAAAAGTTATCTCCCCCAACAACTATTCAACGTCTGGAATGCGCGAAGGAACATTTAAGAGCTTTGTGGGAATACAAAGGAAATAGGGGGATTTATCAAGCGCGTAAACATATGGCTTGGTATGCAAAGGGTTTTGAAGGTGCTGCGGAATTACGACAGCAATTTAATCAAGTGGAAACGGTTTTAGAAGGGGAAAAATTAATTAATCTAGCAATAGAAAATCTGATGATAGGTAATGGGTAA
- a CDS encoding Rpn family recombination-promoting nuclease/putative transposase, translating to MNTEQQQKQLLELIETILVYKFPRMNRKEMEAMFGLSDLKQTRVYQEGVEEGKEEGRQEGRIESIPRLLKLGLSIEQIAQGLDLDLKVVKKQVENQDQ from the coding sequence ATCAATACCGAACAGCAGCAAAAACAGTTATTAGAATTGATAGAGACAATTTTAGTTTATAAGTTTCCCCGAATGAATAGAAAGGAGATGGAAGCAATGTTTGGATTAAGCGATTTAAAACAAACCCGAGTTTATCAAGAAGGAGTTGAAGAAGGAAAAGAAGAAGGAAGACAAGAAGGGCGTATTGAATCTATACCTAGATTATTAAAATTGGGTTTAAGTATAGAACAAATTGCCCAAGGTTTAGATTTGGATTTAAAAGTAGTTAAAAAACAAGTTGAAAATCAAGATCAATAA
- a CDS encoding LD-carboxypeptidase, whose protein sequence is MQVKTQYPDNLLIPQSLQPGDLLRVIAPSGALREFEALQHGVEIWRSRGYRVEVIPEIEDRWGYLAGNDKNRRNHLAAAWQDPECRGILCARGGFGTTRILEEWSWILQNQKTPNAQYSIPHAHSAKWLIGFSDITALLWSLYKAGICGVHAPVMTTVAKEPAWSVQRLFDLVEGKPLESLTGKGWGGGTVRGRLLPANLTVATHLLGTPMQPELDGAILAIEDVGEAPYRIDRMLTQWRMSGALAKIAGVAIGSFTNCQAAKNIPSFTVEEVLRDRLEDLGIPVVSNLPFGHEAPNAALPVGVMATLDAERGVLRVNS, encoded by the coding sequence ATGCAAGTTAAAACTCAATACCCCGATAATTTGTTGATACCGCAATCTTTACAACCTGGCGACTTATTGCGAGTAATTGCTCCTAGTGGTGCTTTACGAGAATTTGAAGCGCTTCAGCACGGTGTAGAAATTTGGCGATCGCGCGGTTATCGAGTTGAAGTAATACCGGAAATAGAAGACAGGTGGGGATATTTGGCTGGTAATGATAAAAATAGGCGCAATCATTTAGCAGCAGCATGGCAAGATCCCGAATGCCGGGGGATTCTGTGCGCTAGAGGTGGTTTTGGTACAACAAGAATTTTGGAAGAATGGAGTTGGATATTACAAAATCAAAAAACTCCCAATGCCCAATACTCCATACCCCATGCCCACTCAGCAAAATGGTTAATTGGCTTCTCGGATATTACAGCTTTATTGTGGAGTCTTTACAAAGCTGGAATTTGTGGAGTTCATGCGCCTGTAATGACTACTGTTGCTAAAGAACCGGCTTGGTCTGTACAAAGATTATTTGATTTGGTAGAAGGAAAACCCCTTGAATCCCTCACAGGAAAAGGATGGGGAGGTGGAACTGTTAGGGGTAGGTTATTACCGGCAAACCTTACTGTTGCTACTCATCTTTTGGGTACCCCAATGCAACCAGAACTTGACGGAGCTATTTTAGCAATCGAAGATGTGGGAGAAGCACCCTACCGCATCGATAGAATGTTGACTCAATGGCGAATGAGCGGTGCTTTAGCAAAGATAGCTGGAGTTGCTATAGGTAGTTTTACTAATTGCCAAGCAGCAAAAAATATTCCTAGTTTCACTGTAGAGGAAGTCTTGCGCGATCGATTAGAAGATTTAGGTATTCCCGTTGTTTCTAACTTACCTTTCGGGCATGAAGCACCAAATGCAGCTTTACCCGTAGGCGTTATGGCAACTTTGGATGCAGAACGAGGAGTGCTGAGAGTAAACAGTTAG
- a CDS encoding GFA family protein, which produces MNTYEGGCHCSAVRFRVVVDNYKADNCNCSICTKKGFLHLIVPLDKFTLLKGEENLTTYTFNTGVAKHKFCRNCGVHSFYIPRSHPDCIDVNLRCLDGDVISQFEIVPFDGRNWEDNIQNLRENRGVSSES; this is translated from the coding sequence ATGAATACTTACGAAGGTGGATGTCATTGTAGTGCGGTACGTTTTCGGGTAGTAGTCGATAATTACAAAGCTGATAACTGCAACTGTTCAATATGTACTAAAAAAGGTTTTTTACACTTGATAGTGCCGCTAGACAAGTTTACTTTGTTGAAGGGTGAAGAAAATTTAACAACCTATACTTTTAATACTGGTGTAGCAAAGCATAAATTTTGTAGAAACTGCGGAGTTCATTCTTTTTATATTCCTCGCAGCCATCCCGACTGTATTGATGTAAATCTACGCTGTCTTGATGGAGATGTGATATCGCAATTTGAAATAGTACCCTTCGACGGCAGAAATTGGGAAGACAATATTCAGAACCTGCGGGAGAATAGGGGTGTAAGTAGCGAGTCATAA
- a CDS encoding peptidoglycan-binding protein, whose translation MSRCHYYLVIFTYLSSFGFYMNPAAANYDKTAFFLEVAQVNNSSNTTSPSNLAIGSVGEDVRLLQAQLKKLGYYNGIADGQFGVTTRLAVIEFQQKKGLEADGIAGSQTRELIKAETLKQDNLLPTPTPEPLSEESSSKKQESSLSSFIKLGFIVMGILAGAGTLFYLIQWFRYSKRLKNSAAYDDYIDDDTDIAQPSENRFADTNQEQKYLPPSDYEDVPSSKLIPTEKTSRLAKINVIDELIGDLESSNPTKRRKAIWELGQKGDSRAIQPLVEQMTDADSQQRSLILAALSEIGTRTLKPMNRALAVSMQDESPDVRKNAIRDLTRVYDMMAQISQMLSMAIDDEDPEVQETAKYAISQMNRIRVLPSEEPETRIQYPQEWEDSEQ comes from the coding sequence ATGAGCCGATGCCATTACTATCTAGTCATATTTACTTATCTGAGTAGCTTTGGATTTTACATGAATCCGGCTGCTGCTAATTACGATAAAACAGCGTTCTTCTTGGAAGTAGCTCAAGTTAATAACTCCTCAAATACTACCTCACCCTCTAACCTGGCAATAGGCAGTGTGGGAGAAGATGTAAGATTACTTCAAGCCCAATTAAAAAAGTTGGGTTATTACAATGGCATCGCTGATGGACAATTTGGCGTAACAACACGTCTTGCTGTAATTGAATTTCAGCAGAAGAAAGGTTTGGAAGCAGATGGTATTGCAGGCAGTCAAACCAGAGAACTTATAAAAGCAGAAACTTTAAAACAAGATAATCTTCTTCCTACACCTACCCCAGAACCATTATCTGAAGAAAGTTCTTCAAAAAAACAAGAATCTTCACTCAGCAGTTTTATTAAGCTTGGTTTTATAGTAATGGGAATATTGGCTGGTGCGGGTACTTTATTTTATTTAATTCAATGGTTTAGATATTCTAAGCGTTTAAAAAATTCCGCTGCTTATGATGATTATATAGATGACGATACCGACATAGCTCAACCATCCGAAAATAGATTTGCAGATACCAATCAAGAGCAAAAATACTTACCACCTAGCGATTACGAAGATGTACCATCTTCTAAATTAATACCCACAGAAAAAACTTCCCGTCTGGCTAAAATCAATGTTATTGATGAATTGATCGGAGATTTAGAAAGCTCTAACCCCACAAAACGAAGAAAAGCTATTTGGGAATTAGGACAAAAAGGAGATTCGCGAGCAATTCAGCCATTAGTAGAGCAGATGACTGATGCTGACTCGCAACAACGTAGTTTGATTTTAGCTGCTTTATCGGAAATTGGTACTCGTACCTTAAAACCAATGAATCGGGCTTTAGCGGTGTCAATGCAAGATGAAAGTCCCGACGTGCGTAAAAATGCTATCCGCGATTTAACTCGCGTTTATGACATGATGGCTCAAATTAGCCAAATGCTATCGATGGCAATAGATGATGAAGATCCAGAAGTCCAAGAAACAGCCAAATACGCAATTTCACAAATGAATCGCATCCGTGTTTTACCATCAGAAGAACCAGAAACACGGATTCAGTATCCACAAGAGTGGGAAGACAGTGAACAGTGA
- the hpf gene encoding ribosome hibernation-promoting factor, HPF/YfiA family: MKLVIHGKNIEITDAIREYVHQKIEKAANHFHHITNEVDVHLSVAKNPRINPNQTAEVTIYANGNIIRAEESSENLYASIDLVANKIARQLRKYKERRRDKKIHDRTNNIEEIIPEEMVTDLIGDRTPELPEEVVRTKYFAMPPMTVSQALEQLRLVGHDFYMFHNSETDEINVIYERNHGGYGVIQARHPNYSNGNGNGNGSVKTSHGNFNMPAKLNSNH, translated from the coding sequence ATGAAGCTTGTTATCCACGGCAAAAATATCGAAATCACGGATGCAATTCGGGAATACGTGCATCAGAAGATCGAAAAAGCTGCAAATCATTTTCATCATATTACCAACGAAGTGGATGTACATTTAAGCGTAGCTAAGAATCCCCGAATTAATCCCAACCAGACAGCGGAAGTAACGATTTACGCGAATGGTAACATTATCCGTGCCGAGGAGAGCAGTGAAAATTTATATGCCAGTATTGATTTAGTTGCAAACAAAATTGCTCGTCAATTACGAAAATACAAAGAGCGACGACGAGATAAGAAAATCCACGATCGCACTAATAATATTGAGGAAATAATTCCAGAAGAAATGGTGACGGATTTAATTGGCGATCGCACTCCCGAATTACCTGAAGAAGTAGTGCGTACCAAATATTTTGCCATGCCACCGATGACTGTTTCCCAAGCTTTAGAGCAGTTGCGATTGGTGGGACACGATTTTTATATGTTCCATAACAGCGAAACAGACGAGATAAATGTAATTTACGAACGCAACCACGGTGGCTATGGTGTAATCCAAGCCCGCCACCCCAATTATTCCAACGGAAATGGAAATGGGAATGGCAGCGTTAAAACGTCTCACGGTAACTTTAACATGCCCGCAAAATTAAACTCTAATCATTAA
- a CDS encoding glycosyltransferase family 4 protein codes for MKLLFVSTPVGPLGSGLGGGVELSLYNIAREIIRRGHDLQIVAPAGSTWDDLPVMQISGNLQIIAQSLERQTPITMPCNPLLANMWDYVRQVENEYDLIVNFAYDWLPFYLTPFFKLPIAHFVSMGSLSDALDQIIVQTSKQFPGTIGFYTPVQATTFPELTPPIYYLSSGIDLSLYQFCSKPKQQFAWLGRISPEKGLEDAFAVAESTNISLKVMGKIQDESYWQKIQQDYPNAPFEYLGFLSTKEMQQILGECKALIMTPRWVEAFGNVAIEALACGVPVISYSRGGPASIIKNNETGFLVEPDSVSGLIEATKRIESINRQTCRDTAQKVFSLEVLGERFEKWFVDILNFQA; via the coding sequence ATGAAGTTACTGTTCGTTTCGACTCCCGTGGGACCTCTCGGTTCTGGATTGGGTGGTGGCGTGGAATTAAGTTTGTACAATATTGCTCGCGAAATAATTAGACGGGGACACGATTTACAGATTGTTGCTCCTGCTGGTTCAACTTGGGATGACTTACCTGTAATGCAGATTTCGGGTAATTTACAAATCATTGCCCAAAGCTTAGAACGTCAAACGCCGATTACAATGCCATGTAATCCACTTTTAGCTAATATGTGGGATTACGTCCGCCAAGTCGAAAACGAATACGATTTAATTGTCAATTTTGCTTACGATTGGTTGCCTTTCTACTTGACACCTTTTTTCAAACTTCCCATTGCTCATTTTGTTAGCATGGGTTCTCTTTCTGATGCTCTCGACCAAATTATTGTCCAAACATCAAAGCAGTTTCCCGGTACTATTGGTTTTTATACTCCCGTACAAGCTACTACCTTTCCAGAATTAACTCCTCCTATATATTATTTGAGCAGCGGCATTGATTTATCTTTGTATCAATTTTGCAGTAAACCTAAACAACAATTTGCTTGGTTGGGTCGTATTTCTCCCGAAAAAGGTTTAGAAGATGCCTTCGCTGTAGCAGAGAGTACTAACATTTCTCTCAAGGTTATGGGTAAAATTCAAGATGAATCTTATTGGCAGAAAATTCAGCAAGATTATCCAAATGCACCTTTTGAATACTTAGGGTTTTTATCTACTAAAGAAATGCAGCAAATTTTGGGCGAGTGTAAGGCGTTGATTATGACACCTCGCTGGGTAGAAGCATTTGGAAATGTAGCAATCGAAGCGCTAGCTTGTGGAGTTCCAGTAATTTCCTATAGTCGGGGTGGTCCTGCATCGATTATCAAAAACAACGAAACTGGCTTTTTAGTAGAACCAGACAGCGTAAGTGGATTAATAGAAGCAACAAAGCGTATAGAAAGCATAAACCGTCAAACTTGCCGCGATACCGCACAAAAAGTATTCTCTTTAGAAGTATTAGGCGAGCGTTTTGAAAAATGGTTTGTAGACATTTTGAATTTTCAGGCTTAA
- the dnaK gene encoding molecular chaperone DnaK, whose amino-acid sequence MAKVVGIDLGTTNSCVAVMEGGKPTVIANAEGFRTTPSVVAFAKNGDRLVGQIAKRQAVMNPENTFYSVKRFLGRKHEEITHEATEVSYKVVRDGNGNVKLDCPQAGKQFAPEEISSQVLRKLVDDASKYTGETITQAVITVPAYFNDSQRQATKDAGKIAGIEVLRIINEPTAASLAYGLDKKSNETILVFDLGGGTFDVSILEVGDGVFEVLSTSGDTHLGGDDFDKKIVDYLAEDFQKQEGIDLRKDKQALQRLTEAAEKAKIELSSVTQTEINLPFITATQDGPKHLDTTMTRAQFEEICSDLIDRSRIPVENALRDAKLSKENIDEIVLVGGSTRIPAVQEVVKRVLGKDPNQSVNPDEVVAVGAAIQAGVLSGEVTGILLLDVSPLSLGVETLGGVMTKIIPRNTTIPTKKSEVFSTAVDGQTNVEIHVLQGEREMSNDNKSLGTFRLDGIPPAPRGVPQIEVVFDIDANGILNVTAKDKGTGKEQSISITGASTLDKTEVERMVNEAESFSSTDKERREKIDRKNQADSLAYQAEKQLQELGDKVPADDKTKIEGLVKDLKDAVAKEDDEQIQKVMPELQQALFTVGSNMYQQAGGAAPDGAAPGGEAPNGATGDADAGASAGDDVIDADFTESK is encoded by the coding sequence ATGGCAAAAGTAGTTGGAATTGACTTAGGTACAACTAATTCTTGCGTAGCAGTAATGGAAGGTGGTAAGCCCACGGTTATTGCTAATGCTGAAGGTTTTCGCACCACACCTAGTGTTGTTGCTTTCGCTAAAAATGGCGATCGCCTCGTAGGACAAATCGCTAAACGTCAAGCGGTAATGAATCCCGAGAATACTTTTTACTCGGTTAAGCGCTTTTTGGGACGCAAGCACGAAGAAATTACTCACGAAGCAACCGAAGTTTCTTATAAAGTTGTTCGTGACGGCAACGGCAACGTTAAGCTTGATTGTCCCCAAGCTGGTAAACAGTTCGCTCCAGAAGAAATCTCTTCGCAAGTTCTTCGTAAGTTAGTAGACGACGCTAGTAAGTATACTGGCGAAACCATCACTCAAGCAGTTATTACCGTTCCTGCATACTTTAACGATTCTCAGCGTCAAGCAACCAAAGACGCTGGTAAGATTGCCGGTATTGAAGTATTGCGGATTATCAACGAACCTACCGCTGCTTCTTTGGCTTATGGTTTAGATAAGAAGAGCAACGAAACTATCTTGGTATTTGACCTTGGTGGTGGTACCTTCGACGTATCTATCTTAGAAGTTGGTGACGGTGTATTTGAAGTACTTTCGACTTCAGGTGATACCCACCTTGGTGGTGATGACTTTGATAAAAAGATTGTTGATTATTTAGCTGAAGATTTCCAAAAGCAAGAAGGTATTGATTTACGCAAAGATAAGCAAGCTTTACAACGTTTAACTGAAGCTGCTGAAAAAGCTAAAATCGAACTTTCTAGCGTTACCCAAACTGAAATTAACCTACCATTTATTACCGCAACTCAGGATGGTCCAAAGCACTTGGATACAACCATGACTCGCGCTCAGTTTGAAGAAATTTGCTCGGATTTAATCGATCGCAGTCGCATTCCGGTTGAAAATGCATTGCGCGACGCAAAATTAAGCAAAGAAAATATTGACGAAATCGTACTAGTTGGTGGTTCTACCCGTATTCCCGCAGTACAAGAAGTAGTTAAGCGCGTATTAGGAAAAGACCCCAACCAAAGCGTTAACCCAGACGAAGTTGTAGCTGTTGGTGCTGCAATTCAAGCTGGTGTACTTTCTGGTGAAGTTACCGGAATCTTGCTCTTAGACGTAAGTCCGTTGAGTTTGGGTGTAGAAACCCTCGGTGGAGTAATGACCAAAATTATTCCTCGCAACACAACTATTCCCACCAAAAAATCGGAAGTATTCTCTACTGCTGTAGACGGACAAACCAACGTAGAAATTCACGTACTCCAAGGTGAGCGTGAAATGTCCAACGACAACAAGAGTTTAGGAACCTTCCGTTTAGATGGAATTCCTCCCGCACCTCGTGGAGTACCTCAAATTGAAGTTGTTTTCGATATCGATGCTAACGGTATCTTGAACGTTACCGCTAAAGATAAAGGTACTGGTAAGGAACAATCCATTAGCATCACCGGTGCTTCTACTTTGGATAAAACCGAAGTTGAACGCATGGTAAACGAAGCAGAAAGCTTCTCTTCTACTGATAAAGAACGTCGCGAAAAAATCGACCGTAAGAACCAAGCTGATTCCTTGGCGTATCAAGCAGAAAAGCAGCTCCAGGAATTGGGAGATAAAGTTCCTGCAGACGACAAAACCAAAATTGAAGGTTTAGTCAAAGACTTGAAAGATGCTGTTGCCAAGGAAGACGACGAGCAGATTCAAAAAGTAATGCCAGAATTGCAACAAGCATTGTTTACAGTAGGTAGCAATATGTATCAGCAAGCTGGTGGTGCTGCTCCTGATGGTGCTGCTCCCGGTGGTGAAGCTCCTAACGGTGCAACTGGAGATGCAGATGCAGGTGCTTCGGCTGGTGATGATGTAATTGATGCTGACTTCACAGAGTCTAAGTAG
- a CDS encoding DMT family transporter → MQLNKSASLDSSVFKPLLLISPFFLWGTAMVAMKGVIPHTTPFFLAGIRILPAGILVLVAAVIMGKPQPQGWKAWLWIALFGLFDGALFQGFLAEGLVRTGAGLGSVMIDSQPLAVALLCSWLFAEKIGLYGWLGLAIGVTGISLIGLPDELIFSIFSNTAESSVMISQSFFQSGEFLMLLAALSMAIGTVMIRFVTRHADAVTATGWHMVLGGLPLWAISAITETQQLNDLAASDWIALGYAAVFGSAIAYGVFFYFASSGNLTSLSSLTFLTPIFALIFGNILLNEVLTVLQWVGVTITIVSIYLINQRQKLGKQNNKETIPEMGLQSASEQSENKLKPLKIPVKQSEPQILP, encoded by the coding sequence ATGCAGTTAAATAAAAGTGCGTCCTTGGATTCCTCTGTTTTTAAACCATTATTGTTAATCTCGCCCTTTTTCCTTTGGGGTACCGCGATGGTGGCGATGAAAGGAGTTATTCCTCATACTACGCCTTTTTTTCTGGCAGGAATACGGATACTACCGGCTGGGATATTAGTTTTGGTTGCAGCTGTAATTATGGGTAAACCTCAGCCTCAGGGTTGGAAAGCTTGGCTGTGGATTGCTTTGTTTGGACTATTTGATGGAGCATTATTTCAAGGTTTTTTAGCTGAAGGATTGGTGAGAACTGGTGCGGGTTTGGGTTCGGTGATGATTGATTCCCAGCCTTTAGCCGTAGCGCTGTTGTGTTCTTGGTTATTTGCAGAAAAAATTGGCTTATATGGATGGTTGGGTTTAGCAATAGGCGTTACAGGTATTAGTCTTATTGGCTTACCCGATGAACTAATTTTCAGTATTTTTTCTAATACAGCAGAATCTTCGGTAATGATTTCTCAATCATTTTTCCAAAGTGGCGAATTTTTGATGCTACTTGCAGCATTGAGTATGGCGATAGGAACGGTAATGATTCGATTTGTCACCCGTCATGCGGATGCAGTTACCGCTACGGGGTGGCACATGGTATTAGGTGGTTTACCATTATGGGCAATTTCCGCAATAACAGAAACTCAACAATTAAATGACTTAGCTGCGTCAGACTGGATAGCTTTGGGTTATGCGGCTGTATTTGGCAGCGCGATCGCCTACGGTGTGTTTTTCTATTTCGCTTCTAGTGGAAATCTTACAAGTCTAAGTTCTCTAACCTTCTTGACTCCAATATTTGCCTTGATATTCGGCAATATCTTATTAAATGAAGTTTTGACTGTTCTGCAATGGGTGGGAGTAACTATAACCATTGTTAGTATTTATCTAATCAATCAACGCCAGAAGTTAGGAAAGCAGAATAACAAAGAAACTATACCTGAAATGGGACTGCAATCTGCCTCAGAACAATCCGAGAACAAGCTCAAACCTCTGAAAATACCAGTTAAACAGTCAGAACCGCAAATATTACCGTGA
- a CDS encoding DUF3386 domain-containing protein encodes MTVAQTSARQLLRAAYENRYTWDKNFPGYTADVTYKYGGKEFKGKVRVNPDLKAEVFDIEDEQAKEAINNQLWEIAIHRIRREFEDSHKDNTFSTGDTDQSGAVEVLVGGKSSGDKYKIRDREVVLVHRHIHGVVITINTFSTHDTGAGYLAHRYDSVYHDPKTGEKKGNKSEFEDKYEKVGDYHILNERIITTEVEGKPMTMEFIFSNIQMLG; translated from the coding sequence ATGACAGTAGCTCAAACTTCTGCCCGCCAACTTTTACGGGCTGCTTATGAAAACCGTTACACTTGGGACAAGAATTTCCCCGGCTATACCGCAGATGTAACTTACAAATATGGCGGTAAAGAATTTAAGGGAAAAGTCCGCGTTAATCCAGATTTGAAAGCAGAAGTTTTTGATATAGAAGACGAACAAGCTAAAGAAGCAATTAATAATCAATTATGGGAAATAGCAATCCACCGTATCAGACGGGAATTTGAAGACTCTCATAAAGATAATACATTTAGTACTGGTGATACTGACCAATCCGGTGCAGTTGAAGTACTAGTTGGTGGTAAGTCTTCCGGAGATAAATACAAAATTCGCGATCGCGAAGTAGTTCTCGTTCACCGCCACATTCATGGTGTTGTAATTACCATCAATACTTTCAGCACCCACGATACTGGCGCAGGGTACCTCGCCCATCGTTATGATTCGGTATACCACGATCCGAAGACAGGAGAAAAAAAAGGTAACAAAAGTGAGTTTGAAGATAAATATGAGAAAGTAGGCGATTATCACATTCTTAACGAACGGATAATTACCACTGAAGTAGAAGGAAAACCCATGACTATGGAGTTTATCTTTTCTAATATTCAGATGTTGGGATAA